In Saccharolobus solfataricus, a genomic segment contains:
- a CDS encoding DEAD/DEAH box helicase has protein sequence MSSRTFYIKQWLDEDDFKRLLLFSRYLGRDSSGSQFMIDLERAKRNGVKPNEIVEILEDYDVRLSQEDIATLREKLLDCSFDIEAGKIIMKPYTYLADVLEKINGKNENSEHRFKIRYDKQNRRFIVRPMDYFNLLQKLRENGLEVKELNLSFKEFEFEFNGQLREYQREAIENWIKNGNKGVIALPTGAGKTVVGIKGIDIIRKPTLIVTFTKEQMLQWKEAILKFTSKRPDIGLYYSEEKRIRPITITTYHTAYRHLPQLFDKFYLLIVDEVHHLPADKFKLIAEGLIAPYRMGLSATPHREDNKHNELFSLIGGIIYYKSVTELAKLGYLASYEIIQKKVRLTLEERKRYNELLNRFKALSKGRKVSELIELVKKGDESAIEAMRVYNEMRKIVNFASEKMKALDEILKSEKGKILIFTQYIDQAEEIAKRYNSLLLTGKMSKEERKRVLVTFKTMNAGVLVLTTVGDEGIDIPDANVGIIVTGTSSRRQFIQRLGRIMRPYNGKQAKLYEIVVSGTPEEYQAKKRKETDILSFEGMSYSSSENIDRD, from the coding sequence ATGTCCTCGAGGACTTTCTATATCAAACAATGGTTAGATGAGGATGACTTCAAGAGGTTACTATTATTCTCGAGATATTTAGGAAGAGATAGTAGTGGATCTCAGTTTATGATAGATTTGGAAAGAGCTAAAAGAAATGGAGTAAAACCGAATGAGATAGTAGAAATCTTAGAGGATTATGACGTGCGTCTTTCTCAAGAAGATATTGCAACATTAAGGGAGAAACTCCTTGATTGTTCCTTTGATATAGAGGCTGGTAAAATAATCATGAAACCATATACTTATCTTGCTGACGTTCTAGAGAAAATTAATGGTAAAAATGAGAATTCAGAGCACAGATTCAAAATCAGATATGATAAACAAAATAGAAGATTTATAGTGCGTCCAATGGATTATTTTAATCTATTGCAAAAATTGAGAGAAAATGGATTAGAGGTCAAGGAATTAAACCTTTCATTCAAGGAGTTTGAATTCGAATTTAATGGGCAATTAAGGGAATATCAAAGAGAAGCTATAGAAAATTGGATTAAGAATGGAAACAAGGGGGTTATAGCACTACCGACAGGCGCTGGAAAGACAGTAGTTGGAATAAAAGGTATAGATATAATCAGAAAGCCCACTCTCATTGTAACCTTTACCAAAGAGCAGATGTTACAATGGAAAGAAGCTATACTAAAGTTTACCTCAAAAAGACCTGACATTGGTTTATATTACTCAGAAGAAAAGAGAATAAGACCAATAACCATAACTACCTATCATACAGCATATAGACATCTTCCACAACTATTTGATAAATTTTACCTGCTAATAGTTGATGAAGTTCATCACCTACCTGCAGATAAGTTTAAATTAATAGCAGAAGGTTTAATAGCTCCTTATAGGATGGGTCTTTCAGCGACTCCTCATAGAGAAGATAATAAACACAATGAGTTATTTAGCCTAATAGGGGGAATAATATATTATAAGTCAGTTACCGAACTAGCCAAGTTAGGTTATCTCGCCTCCTATGAGATAATTCAGAAAAAAGTAAGGCTAACCTTAGAAGAGAGGAAGCGATACAATGAGCTATTGAATAGGTTTAAGGCATTATCTAAGGGCAGGAAGGTAAGTGAATTGATAGAGTTAGTAAAAAAAGGTGATGAAAGTGCTATTGAAGCCATGAGAGTTTATAATGAAATGAGAAAAATAGTGAACTTCGCTTCAGAGAAAATGAAGGCTTTAGACGAAATACTTAAGTCTGAAAAGGGAAAGATTCTCATATTTACACAGTATATTGATCAAGCTGAAGAAATTGCTAAGAGATACAATTCTTTACTTTTAACCGGCAAGATGTCTAAAGAGGAAAGGAAGAGAGTTTTAGTGACGTTTAAAACTATGAATGCAGGGGTTCTTGTTTTAACCACTGTTGGAGATGAGGGAATAGACATTCCGGATGCTAATGTAGGGATTATTGTGACTGGGACCAGTTCTAGAAGGCAATTTATTCAAAGATTAGGTAGGATTATGAGACCCTATAATGGCAAGCAAGCAAAACTTTATGAAATAGTTGTTAGTGGTACTCCAGAGGAATATCAAGCAAAAAAGAGAAAAGAAACTGATATTCTCTCATTTGAGGGTATGTCTTATTCATCCTCCGAAAATATCGACAGAGATTAA
- a CDS encoding DEAD/DEAH box helicase has protein sequence MLDHLDQRLRKLIEEKNWMKLTRVQEMSFEPISNGYNTLVIAPTGYGKTEAALLPILNRMLKEDVKPVTVIYITPLKALINDLLYRIDWWASRLGFLVNRKHGEVPQKEKNLRLKRIPHIIVTTPEGLEIDLDWASRFREHYKNVKWVVVDEIHELINSKRGTQLSILLERLKYFIGYDFQRIGLSATVSDEDKVAQFLFGSSERKMKIIRLNDTRNFEIKINKLGNDNSFALWKSAAEKINQLIEKPTLVFTNSRFSTERLHEELEKLGNKEIYVHHSSVSRDLKNLAEGELRNGNAKAVVCTKTLELGIHVGDIKKVIMLRPPTSVSSFLQRLGRSGHIVHGVPKGEIICFYDFDVLESLALYLSAKDGKMEKPFIDDGLDVVAREIVGMILQNQKMSIEEIFNIIRGTYIYRNLELSKLLDLVNYLVKNNIIKIEENYLKLGQGFFKIWRFNRDAKNSWGKDFSEFFSLINNDETFSLKHNGITVGEIDAVYVYKHVRANDIIRISGKFWKVLRINMHKNTIDVTPANEGEGEIPIWKGENMSKSPLIVNYIRKIMENFNEYYLTMNEIMDKNSKESIIKIFENYRKLGLKIPSRDVILVENKEDEWLYTVVIDERISNTLSHILLYLVTKKYTLNASSRSSIYGFSIKGTPVDLFKDIINMNDRKIIKIILRSILRSPLYIATLKEIQPSFGKISKINTKEDKFLIKEALRQTIKRYFTIKKTLEFIRRVREGKIKIVYTENAGSLREAIFAHAQIRPWLSDLNLTIYQALKGGAYTVNELSEILGISAKSLENKLKQLRRNNNKYKVTSFIDVDSRETRWCLYEDFIDIVKSEEYYSSFSPLNNNEIFAVDLKSGDNQVEILLKPYDLINNPEEILRKIPFNNIEEAKVREAIDTSYQFLQKYYHVGKDIIVYLLLNAIAYLQSLKYS, from the coding sequence ATGCTAGATCATCTTGACCAGCGATTAAGAAAGCTGATAGAGGAAAAAAATTGGATGAAGTTAACTAGAGTACAAGAAATGTCGTTTGAACCAATAAGTAATGGTTACAATACGCTAGTCATTGCACCTACTGGTTATGGAAAGACTGAAGCTGCGTTGCTTCCGATCTTAAATAGAATGTTGAAAGAAGACGTTAAACCTGTCACTGTAATTTATATTACGCCCTTGAAAGCACTAATTAATGACCTTCTTTATAGGATAGACTGGTGGGCCTCCAGACTAGGTTTTTTAGTAAATAGAAAACACGGAGAAGTTCCTCAAAAGGAAAAGAACTTAAGATTAAAGAGAATACCCCATATAATTGTCACTACGCCAGAGGGATTAGAAATAGATCTAGACTGGGCAAGTAGATTTAGGGAACATTATAAAAATGTCAAATGGGTCGTAGTTGACGAGATTCACGAATTAATAAACTCGAAGCGAGGAACTCAGTTATCAATATTACTTGAAAGATTAAAATACTTTATTGGTTACGATTTTCAACGAATTGGATTATCAGCTACAGTGAGTGATGAGGACAAAGTAGCTCAATTCCTCTTCGGATCTTCCGAAAGAAAGATGAAAATAATAAGATTAAATGATACGAGGAATTTTGAAATAAAAATAAATAAACTTGGTAATGATAATAGTTTTGCTTTATGGAAGAGTGCAGCAGAAAAAATAAATCAACTAATAGAAAAACCAACACTAGTCTTTACAAATTCTAGGTTTTCCACAGAAAGACTTCATGAAGAGTTAGAAAAATTAGGGAATAAAGAAATCTACGTGCATCATTCGTCAGTTTCTAGAGATCTTAAGAACTTAGCTGAAGGAGAATTAAGAAATGGTAATGCGAAGGCAGTAGTATGCACTAAGACACTAGAACTAGGAATTCACGTAGGAGATATAAAGAAAGTAATAATGCTAAGACCGCCAACTTCAGTATCCTCATTTTTACAGAGATTAGGTAGAAGTGGACATATAGTTCATGGAGTTCCTAAGGGAGAAATAATCTGCTTCTATGATTTCGACGTATTAGAGTCTTTAGCGCTGTATCTCTCAGCGAAAGATGGTAAAATGGAAAAACCTTTCATAGATGATGGATTAGATGTTGTTGCTAGAGAAATAGTAGGCATGATACTGCAAAATCAGAAGATGAGTATAGAAGAGATTTTTAATATAATTCGGGGTACCTATATTTATAGGAATCTAGAATTATCAAAACTATTAGATTTAGTTAATTACTTGGTCAAGAATAATATAATAAAAATAGAGGAAAACTACTTGAAACTAGGTCAAGGGTTCTTTAAGATATGGAGATTTAATAGAGATGCTAAAAACAGCTGGGGAAAGGACTTCTCAGAATTCTTCTCATTGATCAACAACGACGAAACCTTTTCCTTAAAACATAATGGTATAACCGTAGGTGAGATAGATGCAGTTTACGTATATAAGCATGTGAGAGCAAATGATATAATAAGAATAAGCGGAAAGTTCTGGAAAGTATTACGTATAAATATGCATAAAAATACGATAGATGTTACTCCAGCAAATGAAGGTGAAGGTGAGATACCTATATGGAAAGGAGAAAATATGTCCAAATCTCCACTAATAGTGAATTATATTAGAAAGATTATGGAAAATTTCAATGAATATTATCTTACAATGAATGAGATTATGGACAAAAACTCAAAGGAAAGCATAATCAAGATATTCGAGAACTATAGAAAGTTAGGACTGAAAATACCCTCTAGAGATGTTATACTGGTAGAAAACAAGGAAGATGAATGGCTTTACACTGTAGTTATTGATGAGAGGATTTCAAATACTTTATCTCATATATTACTTTATTTAGTTACTAAAAAGTATACGTTAAACGCTTCTAGTAGAAGTTCAATATATGGTTTTTCGATAAAGGGCACTCCAGTAGATTTATTCAAAGACATTATCAATATGAATGATAGAAAAATCATAAAAATTATATTAAGATCTATATTAAGATCACCTCTATACATAGCGACACTTAAGGAGATCCAACCAAGTTTTGGTAAAATATCAAAAATTAACACAAAAGAGGATAAATTCTTGATAAAAGAAGCGCTAAGACAGACCATAAAAAGATACTTTACCATAAAGAAAACTCTAGAATTTATCAGAAGAGTTAGGGAAGGTAAAATAAAAATAGTGTATACTGAGAACGCAGGGTCGTTGAGAGAAGCGATATTCGCTCATGCACAGATAAGGCCTTGGCTCTCTGATCTAAATTTAACAATATATCAAGCGCTAAAAGGTGGTGCGTATACAGTTAATGAGCTATCGGAGATTTTAGGAATCTCAGCTAAAAGTCTTGAAAATAAGTTAAAACAGCTTAGAAGAAATAATAATAAATATAAAGTAACATCATTTATAGATGTTGATAGTAGGGAAACTAGATGGTGCTTGTACGAAGATTTTATTGACATTGTTAAATCTGAAGAATACTATTCCTCCTTCTCGCCATTAAATAATAATGAGATCTTTGCAGTCGACCTTAAGTCAGGAGATAATCAAGTAGAAATCTTGTTGAAACCATACGATTTAATTAATAACCCAGAAGAGATCTTAAGGAAGATTCCATTCAATAATATAGAGGAGGCTAAGGTTAGGGAAGCTATAGATACTTCCTATCAATTTCTACAAAAGTATTATCATGTAGGTAAAGACATTATAGTATACTTATTGCTCAATGCTATTGCTTATCTACAAAGTTTAAAATACTCTTAA
- the rgy gene encoding reverse gyrase, with product MINVMYKNSCPNCGGDISGDRLLNGLPCEACLPYINGIDDVDHISKVKTLYNILLNNDKIKNYWNLYYNITTFETVFKYFRDKTGYEPWSLQKLWLRRLASNQSFTMSAPTGLGKTTTLMTYSVFIGQDVVYIVPTKSLMEQVCKRLEKLGAQVSCGKIDQKKVSVITISYLNKNADSIVSLKPNFVVIDDADAVIKSGKTTDRLVSLLGIPKDVYESAIQLIRLRNKYYFSNEYTEEVKEKIRELELKIAEFKDKISQLVIASATIRPKGIKQKALRLLTGFEPSSIQLYARNIIDAYTENLDLSIVKELGSGGLILVSKEYGRSKLNEIKKYVEDLGFNAKLAISGRKFLDDFSQGKVDILVGSASYYGVAVRGIDEPKRLKYVIYYGVPKIRAKLFDALSNPFTLLRVGKLIGIDFSKLQNKILILNPSEVQLLKFSIIKGESINYHKLEQLRQELLYYMSLVKDKLKEKVEDTLISDSFVITKQNGNYYIVYPDMITYLQGSGRASRLYNGGLTLGFSIILVDDRHIFEILEKKMQKLFPNTTFTSLSNTNLSEIKIKLEDSRKEEGNRVHFNISTGLLIVESPTKAKTIAKMFSRPSVRIRNKVPVYETIIVDGNQIYVLDIVASKGHIVDLTLEDIGYYGIKVEDDGTIKPYYDLIKKCLDCNKIFSSASDKCPYCGSANLQSAQTTINLLRELALSVDKVFIASDPDTEGEKIAYDLASFLSPYNSNVYRVVYHEITKKAILEALRNPKKINTNLVMSQIVRRIEDRWIGFTLSNLLKTKFNGHNHGAGRVQTPVLGWIVNKTIKYKSAMGHVVYIDIAGYSIKKYFSEKRKVEEYINNLQVARIEKISEEKILLSPLPPFTTDTLLIEANMKYKLPANLVMKIAQDLFEAGLITYHRTDSTHISSVGIEIAKEYLQKQALIKEFVPRSWESSEEGAHEAIRPTRAIDVNELIQEIEENPYKYSIRFSKLHLLIYDLIFKRFIASQMSHAVGTKSRYLIKLGKDDNVDVELLSNAEGGFIKVYPVKVYNLPVGEIQPKVNITKGSSEQLLSYSDVISLMKSKGIGRPSTYAKTIENLMKHGYIVSSKRKSYLIATNRGISVYQFLSSKFYDLVSESTTSRLMTKLDDIALSKLNASTVLLEIFSEISTLVNPLKSEQNV from the coding sequence ATGATTAATGTAATGTATAAAAATTCCTGCCCTAACTGTGGTGGGGACATTTCTGGTGACAGATTGCTGAATGGTCTGCCATGTGAGGCTTGTTTACCTTATATTAACGGAATAGATGATGTAGACCATATTTCAAAGGTAAAAACGTTATACAATATTTTACTTAATAACGATAAAATTAAAAATTATTGGAATTTATATTATAACATCACTACATTTGAAACTGTCTTTAAATATTTTAGAGATAAAACTGGATATGAACCTTGGTCTCTCCAGAAACTATGGTTAAGAAGGCTTGCGAGTAATCAGAGTTTCACTATGTCAGCTCCAACTGGATTGGGGAAGACAACCACATTGATGACCTATTCTGTCTTTATTGGCCAAGATGTAGTATATATCGTTCCCACAAAGTCCTTAATGGAACAAGTATGTAAAAGATTAGAGAAATTAGGTGCTCAAGTATCTTGTGGTAAAATTGATCAAAAGAAAGTAAGCGTAATAACAATAAGTTACCTAAATAAGAACGCGGACTCGATAGTAAGCCTTAAGCCAAACTTTGTCGTAATAGATGATGCAGATGCCGTAATAAAGAGCGGTAAAACAACTGATAGACTTGTTAGCTTATTGGGGATTCCGAAGGACGTTTATGAGAGTGCGATTCAACTAATTAGGCTAAGGAATAAATACTATTTCTCTAACGAATACACGGAAGAAGTTAAAGAAAAAATTAGAGAATTGGAGCTTAAGATAGCAGAATTTAAGGATAAAATTTCACAGCTAGTTATAGCTAGTGCTACAATACGACCTAAAGGCATTAAGCAAAAAGCTTTAAGGTTATTAACAGGTTTTGAACCTTCTTCTATTCAGTTATATGCTAGGAATATAATTGATGCTTATACTGAAAATCTAGATCTTTCAATAGTCAAGGAATTAGGAAGTGGTGGGTTAATTCTAGTTTCGAAAGAATATGGTAGGTCCAAATTAAATGAAATAAAGAAATACGTTGAGGACTTAGGTTTTAACGCTAAATTAGCAATAAGTGGAAGGAAATTCCTCGACGATTTCTCTCAAGGTAAAGTAGATATTCTAGTAGGTTCTGCGTCTTATTATGGTGTTGCCGTTAGAGGAATTGATGAACCTAAAAGATTAAAATACGTCATATATTATGGAGTACCTAAAATAAGAGCTAAGCTTTTTGACGCTTTATCTAATCCATTTACATTACTCAGAGTAGGTAAATTAATTGGAATCGATTTTTCAAAGTTACAGAATAAGATTTTAATTCTGAATCCTTCTGAAGTTCAATTATTGAAGTTTTCCATAATAAAAGGAGAAAGTATAAACTACCATAAGTTAGAACAATTGAGGCAAGAATTGCTATATTATATGTCATTAGTTAAAGATAAGTTGAAGGAGAAAGTCGAGGATACTTTAATTTCAGATAGTTTTGTAATTACCAAGCAAAATGGAAATTATTATATCGTCTATCCCGATATGATAACATATTTGCAAGGCTCTGGGAGGGCAAGCAGACTTTACAATGGTGGATTGACTCTTGGATTTTCAATAATTCTAGTAGATGATAGACACATCTTTGAAATATTGGAGAAGAAAATGCAAAAATTGTTTCCTAACACTACCTTTACTTCATTATCTAATACAAATTTATCTGAAATAAAAATTAAACTGGAAGACTCTAGAAAAGAAGAAGGGAATAGGGTCCATTTTAACATATCAACTGGTTTACTTATAGTAGAGTCTCCAACAAAAGCAAAGACTATAGCTAAAATGTTTAGCAGACCCTCGGTTAGGATAAGAAATAAAGTACCAGTATACGAAACCATTATAGTAGATGGTAATCAAATATACGTGTTAGATATAGTAGCTTCAAAAGGCCATATCGTGGATCTAACCTTAGAAGATATAGGATATTATGGGATAAAAGTAGAAGATGATGGAACTATAAAGCCATATTACGACTTAATAAAGAAATGCCTCGACTGTAATAAGATATTTTCTAGTGCTTCAGATAAATGTCCATACTGTGGTTCTGCAAATCTTCAATCAGCTCAAACTACCATTAACTTACTCAGGGAGTTAGCGTTATCAGTAGATAAAGTGTTTATAGCTTCTGACCCAGATACTGAAGGGGAGAAGATAGCATATGATCTGGCTTCATTCTTGTCTCCATATAATTCCAACGTGTATAGAGTAGTATATCACGAAATTACTAAGAAGGCAATATTAGAGGCATTGAGGAATCCCAAAAAGATTAATACAAATCTAGTAATGAGTCAGATAGTTAGAAGGATAGAAGATAGATGGATTGGCTTCACGTTAAGTAACTTACTAAAAACGAAGTTTAATGGACATAATCATGGTGCGGGTAGGGTACAAACTCCAGTTTTAGGTTGGATAGTGAATAAAACGATAAAGTATAAGAGTGCAATGGGTCACGTGGTTTATATTGACATCGCGGGATACTCCATTAAAAAATATTTTAGTGAAAAAAGGAAGGTGGAAGAGTATATAAATAACTTACAAGTAGCTAGAATTGAAAAAATCTCTGAAGAGAAAATACTATTATCTCCATTACCTCCCTTTACTACAGACACCTTACTTATTGAGGCTAACATGAAATATAAACTACCAGCTAATCTTGTAATGAAGATTGCTCAAGATCTATTTGAGGCTGGCCTAATAACATATCATAGAACTGATAGTACTCATATTTCCTCTGTAGGTATAGAAATAGCAAAGGAGTATCTTCAAAAGCAAGCGCTCATTAAAGAGTTTGTTCCTAGATCATGGGAATCATCGGAGGAAGGTGCTCATGAGGCAATAAGACCAACTAGAGCTATAGACGTTAACGAGTTAATTCAAGAAATAGAGGAGAATCCTTATAAGTATTCGATAAGGTTTAGTAAATTACACTTATTAATTTACGACTTAATATTCAAGCGATTTATAGCTAGTCAGATGTCCCATGCAGTTGGTACAAAAAGTAGGTATTTGATAAAGTTAGGCAAGGACGATAATGTCGATGTAGAATTGTTAAGTAATGCTGAAGGCGGATTTATTAAGGTATATCCAGTTAAGGTGTATAATTTACCTGTAGGTGAGATTCAACCTAAAGTTAATATTACTAAGGGGTCAAGTGAACAATTGCTAAGTTACTCTGATGTGATATCATTAATGAAATCTAAGGGAATTGGAAGGCCTAGTACATATGCAAAAACTATAGAAAATCTAATGAAGCATGGATATATAGTTAGCAGTAAAAGAAAGTCATATCTAATAGCAACAAACAGAGGTATCTCAGTATATCAATTTCTAAGCTCCAAATTCTACGATCTAGTTTCCGAAAGTACCACATCTAGATTAATGACAAAATTGGACGACATTGCACTAAGCAAGTTGAATGCTTCTACAGTGTTATTAGAAATATTCAGCGAGATATCTACCTTAGTAAACCCTCTTAAGTCTGAGCAAAATGTATGA
- the alba1 gene encoding chromatin protein Alba1, with protein sequence MSSGTPTPSNVVLIGKKPVMNYVLAALTLLNQGVSEIVIKARGRAISKAVDTVEIVRNRFLPDKIEIKEIRVGSQVVTSQDGRQSRVSTIEIAIRKK encoded by the coding sequence ATGAGCAGCGGAACCCCAACTCCAAGTAATGTAGTCTTAATAGGAAAGAAACCAGTAATGAACTATGTTTTAGCAGCATTAACTCTATTAAACCAAGGAGTAAGCGAAATAGTAATCAAAGCTAGAGGAAGAGCTATTAGCAAAGCCGTAGATACTGTAGAAATAGTAAGGAACAGATTCTTACCAGACAAGATAGAGATTAAAGAAATTAGAGTAGGGAGCCAAGTAGTAACGAGCCAAGACGGAAGGCAATCGAGAGTTTCAACAATAGAGATTGCCATAAGGAAAAAGTAA
- the alba2 gene encoding chromatin protein Alba2, producing the protein MTEKLNEIVVRKTKNVEDHVLDVIVLFNQGIDEVILKGTGREISKAVDVYNSLKDRLGDGVQLVNVQTGSEVRDRRRISYILLRLKRVY; encoded by the coding sequence ATGACAGAAAAATTGAATGAGATAGTAGTTAGAAAAACAAAAAATGTAGAAGATCACGTTTTAGATGTAATTGTTCTGTTTAATCAAGGAATAGACGAAGTAATATTAAAAGGAACAGGTAGGGAAATTTCTAAAGCAGTAGACGTCTACAATTCATTAAAGGACAGATTAGGAGATGGCGTACAATTGGTAAATGTGCAGACTGGAAGTGAAGTTAGAGATAGAAGGCGTATATCATACATTTTGCTCAGACTTAAGAGGGTTTACTAA
- the gatA gene encoding Asp-tRNA(Asn)/Glu-tRNA(Gln) amidotransferase subunit GatA — protein sequence MIVDLVNDLRNKNLEAEEYIERTYEKIGKYDKYINAFITIRSKEEVLKEVKESINKGGKLAGVLIAIKDNISTEGIRTTCASKMLEDYIPPYDATVIEKLKKEGAVIIGKTNMDEFAMGSTTETSYFGPTRNPWDLERTPGGSSGGSGAALAAGYVELALGSDTGGSIRAPAAYNAIFGLKPSYGTVSRFGLVAYANSLEQIGPMARNAEDLGLLFSIIAGPDERDATTINLNLNFELKERSVKNVRIGVLSDILEMSEKPVSGVIKDVVNKLSSEGALIEDTKLGNAEYALPAYYIIAMSEASSNLARYDGVRYGYSKYMEGNWREVYAKNRGEAFGMEVKRRILLGSFILSAGYYEEFYLKALKVRNLIKKNLDELFKKYDILLSPTMPILPPKIGEVINDPVRMYAMDLNTVIANLAAIPALSMPVGFYSDLPIGLQLMGKYLSDIYLINISSFIERNITKLYNLTASVKI from the coding sequence ATGATAGTAGACTTAGTCAACGATTTGAGAAATAAGAACTTAGAAGCTGAAGAGTACATCGAGAGAACGTATGAGAAAATAGGCAAATATGACAAATATATTAATGCGTTTATAACTATCAGAAGTAAGGAAGAGGTATTAAAGGAAGTAAAAGAAAGCATTAACAAAGGGGGTAAATTAGCAGGAGTCCTAATTGCAATTAAGGATAACATCTCGACTGAGGGAATTAGAACTACTTGTGCGTCAAAGATGTTAGAAGATTACATACCTCCATACGATGCTACAGTGATAGAAAAATTAAAGAAGGAAGGGGCAGTAATCATTGGAAAAACCAACATGGACGAATTCGCTATGGGTTCAACTACAGAAACTAGTTATTTCGGTCCTACTAGAAATCCTTGGGACTTAGAAAGAACTCCTGGGGGATCATCTGGAGGCAGCGGAGCAGCTCTAGCGGCTGGTTATGTCGAATTGGCGTTAGGTAGTGACACTGGAGGTTCCATAAGAGCACCTGCAGCATATAATGCCATTTTTGGTTTAAAGCCGTCTTATGGTACAGTGAGTAGATTTGGTCTAGTAGCTTACGCAAATAGTTTAGAACAAATAGGACCAATGGCTAGAAATGCCGAAGACTTAGGATTGCTTTTCTCAATAATTGCTGGACCAGATGAGAGGGACGCTACTACAATTAACTTAAATCTAAATTTTGAGTTAAAGGAACGAAGCGTAAAAAACGTTAGGATAGGTGTTCTTAGTGACATTTTAGAAATGTCGGAAAAACCAGTATCCGGTGTGATAAAAGATGTTGTAAATAAACTATCTAGCGAAGGGGCTTTAATTGAAGATACTAAACTAGGTAATGCGGAATACGCACTACCAGCATATTACATAATTGCAATGTCTGAAGCAAGCTCTAATTTGGCAAGATATGATGGAGTTAGGTATGGATACAGTAAGTATATGGAAGGGAATTGGCGTGAAGTTTATGCTAAAAATAGAGGAGAAGCGTTTGGTATGGAGGTAAAGAGGAGGATTCTTCTTGGCAGTTTTATCTTAAGTGCTGGATATTATGAGGAATTTTACCTCAAGGCATTAAAGGTTAGAAATTTAATCAAGAAGAACTTGGACGAATTATTCAAAAAGTATGATATTTTGCTCTCTCCTACAATGCCTATACTACCGCCTAAGATAGGTGAGGTAATTAATGATCCGGTTAGAATGTACGCAATGGATCTAAATACCGTGATAGCTAACTTAGCTGCAATACCAGCACTATCAATGCCGGTAGGATTTTACAGTGACCTTCCAATAGGATTACAGTTAATGGGTAAATATTTGTCAGATATTTATTTAATTAACATATCATCCTTTATAGAGAGAAATATAACAAAATTGTACAATTTAACCGCATCAGTTAAGATCTAA
- the gatC gene encoding Asp-tRNA(Asn) amidotransferase subunit GatC — translation MKIEVNENLIKHLENLSLIQLSGEEEKILEKDLANIIKFFEKINELDLSNVEPLFHPLPQGRLRKDVPRDPLDRENALKNVKRKEDGYIVGPRTYGE, via the coding sequence ATGAAAATAGAGGTCAATGAGAATTTAATTAAACACTTGGAAAACTTATCCTTAATTCAATTAAGCGGTGAAGAAGAAAAAATATTGGAAAAGGATCTAGCTAATATCATAAAATTCTTTGAAAAGATCAACGAGCTTGATTTAAGTAATGTAGAACCACTATTTCATCCTCTTCCTCAAGGAAGACTAAGGAAAGATGTTCCAAGGGATCCATTAGACAGGGAAAATGCTCTTAAAAATGTGAAAAGAAAGGAAGATGGGTATATAGTAGGACCTAGAACTTACGGTGAATAG